A region from the Clostridium beijerinckii genome encodes:
- a CDS encoding DNA-binding response regulator translates to MDGFSTKVLIVDDDENISEVIDMYLKSSGYSTKIALNGKEAQKLYLEYNPDIVLLDVMIPYIDGIDILKWIRKQKETPVIMITAKGDTFDKVLALELGADDYIVKPFEPKELLARVKAVLRRYSAESVKNEIIKLSDLSIDSTSYKVIYNEEDIKMPPKEFELLYYLANNKNKVFTREQLLCEVWGYEYPGDSRTVDVHIKRLREKLSDGEQWKIETVWGVGYKFEVN, encoded by the coding sequence GTGGATGGATTTTCAACCAAGGTTTTGATTGTAGATGACGATGAAAATATTAGTGAAGTTATAGATATGTATTTGAAAAGTTCAGGATATAGTACTAAGATAGCTTTAAATGGAAAAGAGGCACAAAAATTATATTTGGAATATAATCCCGACATAGTTTTGCTTGACGTGATGATACCGTACATAGATGGTATTGATATTTTAAAATGGATAAGAAAACAAAAAGAAACACCAGTTATAATGATTACAGCAAAGGGAGATACTTTTGATAAGGTTTTAGCATTAGAACTCGGTGCAGATGATTATATAGTAAAGCCTTTTGAACCTAAAGAATTATTGGCTAGAGTTAAAGCTGTATTAAGAAGATATTCTGCAGAAAGTGTTAAAAATGAAATAATAAAATTAAGTGATTTATCAATAGATTCAACTTCTTATAAAGTAATATACAATGAAGAAGACATAAAAATGCCACCAAAGGAATTTGAATTATTATATTATCTAGCAAATAATAAAAACAAAGTTTTTACAAGGGAACAATTACTTTGTGAAGTTTGGGGATATGAATATCCGGGAGATTCTAGAACTGTGGATGTTCATATTAAGAGATTAAGAGAGAAATTAAGTGATGGCGAGCAATGGAAAATTGAAACAGTATGGGGTGTTGGATATAAATTTGAGGTGAATTAA
- a CDS encoding ribose-phosphate diphosphokinase, whose product MISHGRNIKVFTGNSHSKLAQDIADILGIPLGRSKVSTFSDGEISVDINETVRGNDVFIVQSTSSPVNNNLMELLIMIDAFKRASAGRITAVMPYYGYARQDRKVKSRDPITAKLVADLLTAAGAHRILTMDLHAAQIQGYFNIPVDHLLGAPILAEHFISKGLIDQEDVVVVSPDLGSVTRARKFADNLHTPIAIIDKRRPKANVSEIMNIIGDIEGKRCILIDDMVDTAGTIVNAANALKDLGAKNVYACCTHGVLSGPALERINNSAIEELVMLNTIPLKQDLETNKIKSISVAPLFAEAIKRIYDDQPISKLFEYEQ is encoded by the coding sequence ATGATAAGTCATGGAAGAAATATAAAAGTATTTACTGGGAATTCACACTCTAAGTTAGCACAAGATATAGCAGATATATTGGGAATTCCACTCGGAAGGTCTAAAGTTTCAACTTTTAGCGATGGGGAAATATCTGTTGATATTAATGAGACTGTTAGGGGCAATGATGTATTCATAGTACAATCTACTTCTTCACCTGTTAATAATAATTTAATGGAATTATTAATTATGATTGATGCATTTAAGAGAGCATCAGCAGGTAGAATTACAGCAGTTATGCCATATTATGGATATGCCAGACAGGACAGGAAAGTTAAGTCAAGGGACCCAATAACCGCAAAATTAGTTGCAGATTTATTAACTGCAGCAGGAGCGCATAGAATTTTAACTATGGATTTACATGCAGCTCAGATTCAAGGATACTTTAATATTCCTGTTGACCATCTACTTGGTGCACCAATACTTGCAGAACATTTTATATCAAAAGGATTGATAGATCAAGAAGATGTTGTTGTAGTTTCACCAGATTTAGGTAGTGTGACTAGAGCAAGAAAGTTTGCAGATAACTTACATACACCAATAGCAATTATAGATAAGAGAAGACCAAAAGCAAATGTTTCAGAAATAATGAATATTATAGGAGACATTGAAGGTAAGAGATGTATACTAATTGATGATATGGTAGATACTGCTGGGACTATTGTAAATGCAGCAAATGCACTTAAAGATTTAGGAGCTAAAAATGTTTATGCTTGTTGTACACATGGAGTATTATCAGGTCCAGCATTGGAACGAATAAATAATTCAGCAATAGAGGAATTAGTTATGTTAAATACAATCCCATTAAAGCAAGATTTAGAGACTAATAAAATCAAATCAATTTCAGTTGCACCGTTGTTTGCAGAAGCAATAAAAAGAATTTATGATGATCAGCCAATAAGTAAATTATTTGAATATGAACAATAA
- the glmU gene encoding bifunctional UDP-N-acetylglucosamine diphosphorylase/glucosamine-1-phosphate N-acetyltransferase GlmU (forms a homotrimer; catalyzes the acetylation of glucosamine-1-phosphate and uridylation of N-acetylglucosamine-1-phosphate to produce UDP-GlcNAc; function in cell wall synthesis): MYKCALVLAAGQGKRIKSDLPKVLHKVCGKEMLKHVIDSIRSSAIDDINVIIGKGAELVKERTLDKKVSYSLQEEQLGTGHAVKCAEEFLKDKKGVVAIFAGDTPLIKQATIERLIGDHIQDKNAATILTAIVDDPTGYGRIVRENNEVLKIVEHKDCNEEELKITEMNSAIYCFDIELLVDALSKIKNDNNQGEYYLTDVIGILKSEGKRIGAVVTEYEETIGINSRVQLAEAEEILKNRINIKHMENGVTLIDPKTTYIGIDVEIGKDTIIYPNNILEGNTKIGSNCLIYQNSRIVDSIIGNEVDIQSSVILSSNIGDNTTVGPFAYIRPETTIGKHARIGDFVEIKKSTIGDGTKVSHLTYIGDAEVGSECNFGCGTVVVNYDGKNKYKTIIGDHSFIGCNTNLVSPVTIHDNTYIAAGSTITSEVNEGDLAVARAKQRNISGWVEKKGLKK; encoded by the coding sequence ATGTATAAATGTGCACTAGTTTTAGCAGCTGGTCAAGGTAAGAGAATAAAGTCAGATTTACCTAAAGTATTGCATAAAGTATGTGGTAAAGAAATGTTAAAGCATGTTATAGACTCAATAAGAAGTTCAGCAATTGATGATATTAATGTAATTATCGGCAAGGGTGCTGAGCTTGTAAAAGAGAGAACATTAGATAAAAAGGTATCTTATTCACTACAAGAAGAACAATTAGGTACAGGGCATGCTGTTAAGTGTGCTGAGGAATTTTTAAAGGATAAGAAAGGCGTAGTTGCAATTTTTGCAGGGGACACTCCTTTAATAAAGCAAGCTACTATTGAAAGATTAATTGGTGACCATATTCAAGACAAGAATGCAGCAACCATTTTAACAGCAATTGTTGATGATCCAACCGGATATGGAAGAATTGTGAGAGAAAATAATGAGGTTCTAAAAATTGTTGAACATAAGGATTGCAATGAGGAAGAACTTAAAATTACAGAGATGAATTCCGCAATTTATTGTTTTGATATTGAATTATTAGTAGATGCTTTAAGTAAAATAAAAAATGACAATAATCAAGGTGAATATTATCTTACAGATGTTATTGGAATATTAAAATCTGAAGGTAAGAGGATAGGGGCGGTTGTAACCGAGTATGAAGAAACTATTGGAATAAATTCAAGAGTTCAATTAGCAGAAGCAGAAGAAATACTTAAAAATAGAATAAATATTAAGCATATGGAAAACGGAGTTACATTAATTGATCCTAAAACAACATATATAGGAATTGATGTTGAAATAGGAAAAGATACAATAATATATCCTAATAATATTTTAGAAGGTAATACTAAGATAGGAAGCAACTGTTTAATTTATCAAAATTCAAGAATTGTAGATAGTATTATTGGTAACGAAGTAGATATTCAATCTTCAGTTATATTAAGTAGTAATATTGGAGATAATACAACAGTTGGACCTTTTGCATATATCAGACCTGAAACTACAATAGGTAAACATGCTAGAATAGGAGATTTTGTAGAAATAAAGAAATCAACTATTGGAGATGGAACTAAGGTATCTCATTTAACTTACATAGGTGATGCTGAGGTTGGATCAGAATGTAATTTTGGATGTGGGACAGTAGTTGTAAATTATGACGGTAAAAACAAATATAAGACTATTATTGGAGATCATAGCTTTATAGGATGTAACACTAATTTAGTATCACCTGTTACAATTCATGATAATACATATATTGCAGCTGGATCTACTATTACATCAGAAGTAAATGAAGGTGATCTTGCGGTTGCTAGAGCTAAACAAAGGAATATTAGTGGGTGGGTTGAAAAAAAAGGATTAAAAAAATAA
- a CDS encoding two-component sensor histidine kinase, whose translation MKCGSLLQKLIMTFIIILTIVLVLLAWMLSIWFKITYFGEKRTQFKQDGEYISNVIKTYDIEKNDIKFDELQAIVDMSSVGANADIIVCDKFDYVYLYSKIDENINIEDKPDISEKDMNSLMNGQPVEYINKQFTYMYPIRENDEFQGYVVMTTPLSTISKQLHRIYFIVWISALVAMVFASAVLSLVSKKILINPLAQINNVAKKFANGEVNRRVYIESKDEIGELANSFNIMAESLEKVENNRRDFISNVSHELRSPITSIKGFIAGIIDGVIPKDKEGYYLDRVYSEIKRLTRLINDLLDLSAIESGKLKFNMKKIDINELVRLCIINNEQNIKEKEITLKIELQYEKCYANADEDKTMQVITNLLDNAIKYCGNNGIIKINTYHKGTKVFVQIYNNGPKIGDEEIRNIWNRFYKSDKSRTNKVSTGLGLSIVRMILMQQGEEVWVKNNSDIGVTFTFSLTKYRNR comes from the coding sequence ATGAAATGTGGAAGTCTACTTCAAAAATTAATAATGACATTTATTATTATTTTAACTATTGTTTTAGTGTTACTTGCATGGATGCTATCTATATGGTTTAAGATAACTTACTTTGGTGAGAAAAGGACTCAATTTAAACAAGATGGAGAATATATATCTAATGTTATTAAAACATATGATATTGAGAAAAATGATATAAAGTTTGATGAACTACAAGCAATAGTAGATATGTCAAGTGTTGGAGCTAATGCAGATATTATTGTTTGTGATAAGTTTGACTACGTATATTTATATTCTAAAATTGATGAGAATATAAATATAGAAGATAAGCCTGATATTTCAGAAAAAGATATGAATTCATTAATGAATGGGCAGCCTGTAGAATATATTAATAAACAGTTTACTTATATGTATCCAATAAGAGAAAACGATGAATTCCAAGGATATGTTGTAATGACAACTCCATTATCAACTATAAGCAAGCAATTACATAGAATTTACTTTATCGTATGGATATCTGCATTAGTTGCTATGGTATTTGCATCAGCAGTTTTGTCCTTAGTTTCAAAGAAAATATTAATTAATCCCTTAGCACAAATAAACAATGTAGCTAAAAAATTTGCTAATGGAGAAGTTAATAGAAGAGTTTATATAGAATCAAAAGATGAGATTGGTGAACTTGCTAATTCTTTTAATATAATGGCGGAATCTTTAGAAAAAGTTGAGAATAATAGAAGAGACTTTATATCAAACGTTTCTCATGAATTAAGATCTCCAATTACATCTATAAAGGGATTTATTGCAGGAATAATTGACGGCGTAATTCCAAAAGATAAAGAAGGATATTATTTAGATAGAGTTTATAGCGAGATAAAAAGACTTACAAGATTAATTAATGACTTATTAGATTTATCAGCTATTGAATCTGGTAAATTAAAATTTAATATGAAAAAGATTGATATAAATGAATTAGTTAGATTGTGCATTATAAATAATGAACAGAATATAAAGGAAAAGGAAATAACATTAAAAATAGAGTTACAATATGAAAAATGCTATGCAAATGCGGATGAAGATAAAACAATGCAAGTTATAACTAATTTGTTAGATAATGCTATTAAATATTGTGGTAATAATGGAATAATAAAAATTAACACATATCATAAGGGAACAAAAGTTTTTGTGCAAATATATAATAATGGACCTAAAATTGGAGATGAAGAAATAAGGAATATATGGAATAGATTTTACAAGTCAGATAAATCTAGAACAAATAAAGTTAGTACTGGACTTGGATTATCTATAGTAAGGATGATACTTATGCAACAAGGTGAAGAAGTGTGGGTTAAAAATAATTCGGACATAGGTGTTACATTCACATTTTCACTTACAAAATATAGGAATAGATAA
- a CDS encoding aminoacyl-tRNA hydrolase translates to MFLIVGLGNPGKEYEDTRHNIGFKVIDNIAKEYNIEINRQKFKGIYGEGFIEGEKVMLLKPTTFMNLSGESVRAVVDFYNLNNDKILVIYDDISLEVGTLRIREKGSAGGHNGIKSIIAHLSSDIFPRIKVGVGQPDINLIKYVLGKFTKEEEVVLSESIQASTKATKEIIKNDIKTAMNQFNGFKANKKV, encoded by the coding sequence ATGTTTTTGATAGTTGGTCTTGGAAATCCAGGTAAGGAATATGAAGATACAAGACATAATATTGGATTTAAAGTTATTGATAATATTGCAAAAGAGTATAATATTGAAATAAACAGGCAAAAATTTAAAGGTATATATGGAGAAGGATTTATTGAAGGAGAAAAGGTTATGCTTTTAAAGCCAACCACTTTTATGAATTTAAGTGGAGAAAGTGTAAGGGCGGTAGTGGACTTCTATAATCTTAATAATGATAAGATTTTAGTTATATATGATGATATTAGCTTAGAAGTTGGAACTTTAAGAATAAGAGAAAAAGGAAGTGCAGGTGGGCATAATGGAATAAAAAGCATTATAGCGCATCTTAGCAGTGATATTTTTCCGCGAATAAAAGTTGGTGTAGGACAACCTGACATAAACTTAATTAAATATGTTTTAGGCAAATTTACAAAAGAAGAAGAAGTTGTTTTAAGTGAAAGTATACAAGCGTCAACAAAGGCAACTAAAGAAATAATAAAAAATGATATAAAAACAGCTATGAATCAGTTTAATGGATTTAAAGCAAATAAAAAGGTTTAA
- a CDS encoding UDP-N-acetylmuramate--L-alanine ligase, with protein MSFDFINDKDKKIHFIGIGGISMSGLAAVLLNSGFKVSGSDFKNSPIVEKLKASGAEIYIGHKSENIKNVDLVVYTAAIPSDNPELLEAEEKNITLMDRAEFLGEIMKGHKYNVAISGTHGKTTCTSMLSHVTLAGNLDPTILVGGELDIIHGNFRIGNSEYFLTEACEYKRSFLKFFPYIGVILNIDADHLDCYKDIDEIADTFLKFSKLIPQDGYLVGYGDDFRVKEILSKVDCNTLSYGFDETSDVIAKNIIFNKDGCATFDVYKDNKNLFSLTLNIPGKHSILNALASICVSLIFNISNDNIIEGLSKCKGAHKRFEYKGELNGVTVIDDYAHHPTEIKATLSTAKQIKHNKTYCIFQPHTYTRTKSLFDEFTECFSDTDELILMDIYAAREKNTGLVSSDDLGDAIRSKGIKCTNVHSHDEALDYVKSKLTSGDLLLTVGAGDVVIVGEKYLEA; from the coding sequence TTGTCTTTCGATTTTATAAATGATAAAGATAAAAAAATTCATTTTATAGGTATTGGCGGAATTAGTATGAGTGGACTCGCTGCTGTTTTATTAAATAGTGGGTTCAAGGTATCTGGTTCAGATTTTAAAAATTCTCCAATTGTTGAGAAATTAAAGGCTTCAGGTGCTGAAATTTACATAGGCCACAAAAGCGAAAATATTAAAAATGTAGATTTAGTAGTTTATACGGCTGCAATACCATCTGATAATCCTGAACTTTTAGAAGCTGAGGAAAAGAATATTACACTAATGGATAGAGCTGAATTCTTGGGTGAGATTATGAAAGGTCATAAATATAATGTAGCCATCTCAGGTACTCATGGAAAAACTACATGTACATCTATGCTTTCCCATGTTACACTTGCTGGTAATCTAGACCCAACTATTTTAGTGGGTGGGGAATTAGATATAATTCATGGAAATTTTAGAATAGGTAATAGTGAGTATTTTTTAACTGAAGCTTGTGAATATAAACGTTCATTTTTAAAGTTTTTCCCATATATAGGTGTAATCTTAAATATTGATGCTGACCATTTAGATTGTTATAAAGACATAGATGAAATTGCTGATACTTTCTTAAAATTTTCTAAACTTATTCCTCAGGATGGCTATCTTGTAGGATATGGTGATGATTTTAGAGTTAAAGAAATTCTATCTAAGGTAGATTGCAATACTTTAAGCTATGGTTTTGATGAAACTTCAGATGTAATTGCTAAAAATATTATTTTCAATAAGGATGGTTGTGCAACCTTTGATGTATATAAAGACAATAAAAATTTATTTTCTCTTACTTTAAACATTCCAGGTAAGCATAGTATATTAAATGCACTTGCCTCAATCTGTGTTTCCCTTATATTTAATATTTCTAATGACAATATAATTGAAGGATTATCAAAATGTAAGGGCGCTCATAAGAGATTTGAGTATAAGGGTGAATTAAATGGCGTTACTGTAATAGATGATTACGCTCATCATCCTACAGAAATTAAAGCTACTTTAAGTACTGCAAAACAAATTAAACACAATAAAACTTATTGCATATTTCAGCCTCATACTTATACTAGAACAAAATCTTTATTTGATGAATTTACAGAGTGTTTTAGTGATACCGACGAGCTTATATTAATGGATATTTATGCTGCACGTGAAAAAAATACTGGACTTGTATCTTCTGATGACCTTGGAGATGCTATAAGAAGCAAAGGTATAAAATGTACTAATGTTCATTCACATGATGAAGCATTAGATTATGTGAAGTCGAAACTTACTTCTGGCGATTTATTGTTAACAGTAGGTGCTGGTGATGTAGTTATTGTTGGTGAAAAGTATTTAGAAGCTTAA
- a CDS encoding transcriptional regulator (stage V sporulation protein G; essential for spore formation and a negative regulator of asymmetric septation in Bacillus; involved in methicillin-resistance, biofilm formation and capsular polysaccharide synthesis in Staphylococcus), with protein sequence MQITDVRIRKITSEGKMKGIVSVTFDNEFVVHDIKVIEGQMGLFIAMPSRKTPDGEFKDIAHPINTEAREKIQTAILEAYEKAVSEEVVEG encoded by the coding sequence ATGCAAATTACAGATGTTAGAATTAGAAAGATTACATCAGAAGGTAAAATGAAAGGAATAGTTTCTGTCACATTTGATAATGAATTTGTAGTTCATGATATCAAAGTTATAGAAGGACAAATGGGTTTATTTATTGCTATGCCTAGTAGAAAAACACCAGATGGAGAATTTAAGGATATAGCTCACCCAATAAACACAGAAGCAAGAGAAAAAATTCAAACTGCAATTTTAGAAGCTTATGAAAAAGCTGTTTCAGAAGAAGTTGTAGAAGGGTAA
- a CDS encoding pur operon repressor, translated as MEKFTRNKRVVAITKILLENPNKILGLNNFSELLNAAKSTISEDIVVVREVLERLEMGKIETVAGVAGGIKYIPQSGEEKKKAFALELCKQLSDDGRVIPGNIIYMTDLVYNPKIINKAGIMLSSCFKGKDVDYVITVETKGIPLAYEVARNLGVQLIIARRDSQATEGPTVTINYVSGSNGRLQQMALSKKSMKSSSKCIFIDDFMKGGGTAVGIKALLKEFDSELVGIGVLIDNKQIEKKLVDEYVSIVELTEVDKSAIIGIQPSKIFS; from the coding sequence ATGGAGAAGTTTACTAGAAATAAAAGAGTAGTTGCCATAACTAAAATCTTATTGGAAAATCCCAATAAGATTTTAGGATTGAATAATTTTTCAGAATTATTAAATGCAGCAAAGTCTACTATAAGTGAAGATATAGTCGTTGTTCGTGAAGTTTTAGAAAGACTTGAAATGGGTAAAATTGAAACAGTTGCAGGCGTTGCAGGAGGAATAAAATATATTCCACAGAGTGGTGAAGAAAAAAAGAAAGCTTTTGCACTAGAACTATGTAAGCAATTAAGTGATGACGGCAGAGTTATTCCTGGAAATATAATATATATGACTGACTTAGTATATAATCCTAAAATAATAAATAAAGCTGGAATTATGCTTTCATCATGCTTTAAGGGAAAAGATGTTGATTATGTAATAACTGTGGAAACTAAGGGTATTCCTCTAGCTTATGAAGTAGCTAGAAACTTAGGCGTACAATTAATTATTGCAAGAAGGGATAGTCAAGCAACGGAAGGGCCAACAGTTACTATAAATTATGTTTCTGGTAGCAACGGAAGATTACAACAAATGGCATTATCAAAAAAATCAATGAAATCATCTAGTAAGTGTATATTTATTGATGATTTTATGAAGGGTGGAGGAACTGCAGTTGGAATTAAAGCTCTACTAAAGGAATTTGATAGTGAGTTAGTGGGAATTGGAGTATTAATAGATAATAAACAAATTGAAAAGAAATTAGTTGATGAATACGTTTCTATTGTGGAATTAACTGAAGTAGATAAATCAGCAATTATAGGAATACAGCCTTCAAAAATATTTTCTTAA